The Arachis hypogaea cultivar Tifrunner chromosome 19, arahy.Tifrunner.gnm2.J5K5, whole genome shotgun sequence genome has a window encoding:
- the LOC112779714 gene encoding 25.3 kDa vesicle transport protein SEC22-1 isoform X2, with translation MVKITIVGRARDGLPLAQRVRYMNEENCYVSCYRQQAEFILQEISRGAFMASKFTIPVDHCSFNCLVENGVVFIVLCDSSYPRKLAFHYLQDLQKEFDKFNKTLIDNITRPYTFVKFDGIIANFSRQYIDTRTQANLSKLNANRKQDLDIITEDMSNILERRRNSETLERSQVTPQPASSIWCSSCLEVYIG, from the exons ATGGTTAAGATAACTATAGTTGGAAGGGCAAGGGATGGGTTACCCCTAGCACAAAGAGTGAGATATATGAATGAAGAGAATTGCTATGTTTCATGTTACAGGCAACAAGCTGAATTCATTCTCCAAGAAATTTCAAGAGGGGCTTTCATGGCTTCCAAGTTCACAATTCCAGTAGATCATTGCTCCTTCAA TTGCTTGGTGGAGAATGGAGTTGTTTTCATTGTGTTATGTGACTCTTCATACCCAAGAAAACTGGCTTTCCATTACCTACAAGATCTACAAAAGGAGTTTGACAAGTTTAATAAAACTCTCATAGACAATATCACAAGGCCATACACCTTTGTCAAATTCG ATGGTATAATTGCTAACTTTAGCAGACAATATATTGACACAAGAACTCAGGCCAACCTATCAAAACTCAATGCTAACAGGAAACAAGATTTAGATATTATTACTGAAGACATGTCCAATATCTTAGAAAGGAGGAGAAATTCAG AAACATTGGAAAGGTCACAAGTCACTCCTCAACCTGCATCTTCAATATGGTGTTCATCATGCTTAGAG GTATACATTGGATGA
- the LOC112779714 gene encoding 25.3 kDa vesicle transport protein SEC22-1 isoform X1 — protein sequence MVKITIVGRARDGLPLAQRVRYMNEENCYVSCYRQQAEFILQEISRGAFMASKFTIPVDHCSFNCLVENGVVFIVLCDSSYPRKLAFHYLQDLQKEFDKFNKTLIDNITRPYTFVKFDGIIANFSRQYIDTRTQANLSKLNANRKQDLDIITEDMSNILERRRNSETLERSQVTPQPASSIWCSSCLEVIALKWVPIMITVITSMTLLWAILVLTDDYIVTSW from the exons ATGGTTAAGATAACTATAGTTGGAAGGGCAAGGGATGGGTTACCCCTAGCACAAAGAGTGAGATATATGAATGAAGAGAATTGCTATGTTTCATGTTACAGGCAACAAGCTGAATTCATTCTCCAAGAAATTTCAAGAGGGGCTTTCATGGCTTCCAAGTTCACAATTCCAGTAGATCATTGCTCCTTCAA TTGCTTGGTGGAGAATGGAGTTGTTTTCATTGTGTTATGTGACTCTTCATACCCAAGAAAACTGGCTTTCCATTACCTACAAGATCTACAAAAGGAGTTTGACAAGTTTAATAAAACTCTCATAGACAATATCACAAGGCCATACACCTTTGTCAAATTCG ATGGTATAATTGCTAACTTTAGCAGACAATATATTGACACAAGAACTCAGGCCAACCTATCAAAACTCAATGCTAACAGGAAACAAGATTTAGATATTATTACTGAAGACATGTCCAATATCTTAGAAAGGAGGAGAAATTCAG AAACATTGGAAAGGTCACAAGTCACTCCTCAACCTGCATCTTCAATATGGTGTTCATCATGCTTAGAG GTAATTGCACTGAAATGGGTACCTATAATGATCACTGTTATCACTTCAATGACCCTTCTATGGGCTATTTTAGTCCTCACAGACGACTATATTGTTACAAGTTGGTGA
- the LOC112780010 gene encoding transcription factor MYB17 translates to MGKAPCCDKHGVKRGSWTPEEDEALVEHIKKHGEGSWRTLPKHAGLQRCGKSCRLRWINYLRPGIKRGPFTSEEETNIIQLHALLGNRWAAIASQLPGRTDNEIKNYWNTHLKKNLHHHSGGTKQPCLSPHAGIVKSESPSTRHMVQWESARVEAEARLSMESSLNNSWSPAKTCPDYFLRLWNSEVGESFRGLKGRERVGESHSLVSQASTPSSSSKLESCSDASLHLKNTVQEQISSCKPKLEYDTGGSDSGNYEYLDTSDSAFKQYLDMPDEDIEFLDHTDSFLNPPDDDDEEDDRCD, encoded by the exons ATGGGAAAAGCACCTTGTTGTGACAAACATGGAGTGAAGAGGGGATCTTGGACACCTGAAGAAGATGAGGCTTTAGTTGAGCATATCAAGAAGCATGGAGAAGGAAGTTGGCGCACTCTCCCCAAACATGCAG GACTACAGCGATGTGGAAAAAGTTGTAGGCTGAGGTGGATTAATTATCTAAGACCTGGCATTAAGCGTGGCCCATTTACTTCTGAAGAAGAGACTAATATCATTCAACTTCATGCCTTGCTTGGCAACAG GTGGGCTGCTATAGCTTCTCAACTGCCAGGAAGAACAGACAATGAGATCAAGAACTATTGGAACACCCATCTAAAGAAGAATCTTCATCACCACTCCGGAGGGACTAAACAACCTTGTCTCAGCCCTCATGCAGGGATTGTCAAGTCGGAATCTCCTTCGACTCGGCACATGGTACAATGGGAAAGTGCTAGAGTTGAGGCTGAGGCAAGGTTGTCAATGGAATCCTCATTGAACAATTCATGGTCACCAGCTAAAACTTGCCCTGATTACTTTCTTAGATTATGGAATTCCGAGGTTGGAGAGTCATTTCGTGGACTCAAGGGAAGGGAAAGAGTAGGAGAGAGTCATAGCCTTGTCTCACAGGCTTcaacaccatcatcatcatcaaaattgGAGTCATGTTCAGATGCCTCGTTGCATTTGAAAAACACTGTTCAAGAACAAATAAGTAGCTGCAAACCAAAGCTTGAATATGACACAGGTGGATCAGATTCCGGCAACTATGAGTACCTTGATACTTCTGATTCTGCATTCAAACAATATCTGGATATGCCTGATGAAGATATAGAATTCTTGGACCACACTGACAGTTTCCTGAACcctcctgatgatgatgatgaggaggatgaTAGATGTGACTAA
- the LOC112779847 gene encoding remorin — translation MTEEEQPNKVDEEKSVIPQLPPTDNKHDDESKALAIVEKTEEGAEEKPSEGSINRDAVLARVATEKRMSLIKAWEESEKSRAENKTQKKLSCISSWEKSKIASTEAELKKIHQQLEKKKAEHAEKLRNKIAAIHREAEEKRAFTEAKKGEDILKAEETAAKYRATETAPKKIFGCF, via the exons atgacaGAAGAGGAGCAACCCAATAAGGTGGACGAGGAGAAATCTGTAATTCCACAACTACCTCCTACAGATAACAAGCATGATGATGAATCCAAAGCTCTTGCCATAGTTGAGA agaCTGAGGAAGGTGCTGAAGAGAAACCCTCTGAGGGATCTATCAACAGAG ATGCTGTGCTTGCAAGAGTTGCAACAGAGAAGAGGATGTCATTGATCAAAGCCTGGGAAGAAAGTGAGAAATCAAGAGCAGAGAACAA AACTCAGAAGAAGCTTTCATGCATTTCATCATGGGAGAAGAGTAAAATAGCTTCCACGGAGGCTGAACTGAAAAAGATTCAT CAACAACTGGAGAAGAAAAAGGCAGAACATGCAGAGAAATTGAGAAACAAGATAGCAGCAATTCACAGGGAAGCTGAAGAGAAGAGGGCATTCACTGAGGCCAAGAAAGGGGAAGATATCCTCAAGGCAGAGGAGACAGCTGCAAAGTATAGAGCAACTGAAACAGCTCCAAAGAAAATCTTTGGTTGTTTCTAA